TCCTTGATGGCCATGATCAGGCTTTCACCTTCAACAAAGTTGAAGCTGACATTGAGGTTGTGCGGTACGCGCTGGTCGATGTCGCCATTGATGTACACCTCTTCCATGTCCTTGATGCCGTTCCACAGACGGTCGCGCAGCATGCGGATGCGTTCGCTCTCGCTGTCCATCTCTTCACGGGCCAGGCGGAAGGCTTCGCCCATGCCGACAATCTGGTGCGTCGGCAAGGTGCCGGAGCGGAAACCGCGCTCATGGCCACCACCGTGCATCTGGGCTTCCAGACGCACACGCGGCTTGCGGCGGATGTACAGTGCGCCAATACCCTTGGGGCCGTAGGCCTTGTGGGCGGACAGGCTCATCAGGTCCACTTTCAGCACATTCATGTCCATCTTGACCTTACCCGGCGCCTGGGTGGCGTCGACATGGAAGATGATACCTTTTTCGCGGCAGATTTCGCCGATTTGCGGGATGTCCTGGATAACACCGATTTCATTGTTGACGTACATCACCGACACCAGGATGGTGTCCGGGCGAATGGCCGCCTTGAATTCTTCAATGTCGATCAGGCCGTTTTCCTGCACCCCCAGATAAGTCACCTCGAAGCCCTGGCGTTCCAGCTCGCGACAGGTATCCAGCACCGCCTTGTGTTCGGTCTTGACGGTGATGATGTGCTTGCCACGGCTCTTGTAGAACTGGGCGGCGCCCTTGATGGCCAGGTTGTCGGACTCGGTGGCACCGGAGGTCCAGACAATTTCCTTCGGGTCGGCATTCAGGAGCTTGGCCACTTCCGCCCGCGCATTCTCTACCGCCTCTTCCGCCGTCCAGCCAAAGCTGTGGCTGCGCGATGCCGGGTTGCCGAATTGCTCGGTCAGATAGGGAATCATCTTGGCGGCAACACGGGGATCAACCGGGGTGGTGGCTGAATAGTCGAGGTAGATGGGAAGCTTGAGCTGACTCATTATCAATTCTCCGGGGATGCGGTGCGCTTACAGTGCGCTGGAGGCGGAGGCAGTCGCACGGGGGCTGCTTTCGCGCTTGTCCTGCATTACATTGTTTTCTTTGGACGCTGTTTCCTTGGCGCGTTGCTTTTCAACCAGGCTGCCCAGGGTAACCTTGGCCAGATAGTCGAAAATGGTGGCGTTCAGGTTGGTCCACAAGTCGTGGGTCATGCAGCGGTGGTTGTCATGACAGTTTTCGCGTCCGCCGCACTGGGTGGCATCAACCGGCTCATCCACGGCGGCAATGATGTCTGCCACGGAAATTTCGGACGGGATGCGGGCCAGCGTGTAGCCGCCGCCGGGGCCGCGTACGCTGTCTACCAGTTCGGAACGGCGCAGTTTGCCGAACAGCTGTTCCAGATAGGAAAGGGAAATGCTCTGGCGCTCGCTGATGCCAGCCAGGGTCACCGGGCCATTGGCTTCGCGCATGGCCAGATCCAGCATGGCGGTTACCGCAAAGCGGCCTTTGGTGGTGAGACGCATGATCTTGAACTCCGATGGGTGGTTGGGATGATTATACCCAATTCCCGACTAAATTTGTCAACTATTAATGGCGGGTGTCGACAAGTCTGCTAGCTGCCCCGGATTGACCTACGGCGTGGGGCTGGCAAACGGCAGCAAAGTTGAGCATTTTACTAGGTTTATCAGCGCTCGGGGGGTTTAATTGCAGGACAAAACCGGGCTTGGTGTATGATTCGAGCAAACGCCCGTTTACATGGGTGCCATCACAGGTGCCGCCTGTTGCATGCAAGGATTGTGTTATCCGGCCAGGCCGGATGTGGCAGCCTGCCAGCGGCGGTGTCTTTGTCAGAGAGAGACAGGGAAATGAAGAAAGTGGTCATCAGCGGGTCCGGCCTGTTTACGCCCCCGCATGCAGTCAGCAATGAAGAACTGGTCGTTGCCTTCAATCTGTATGTTGCTGGCTGGAATGCACAGCATGCTACCGAAATTGCCACCGGAACCGTGGCGGCACTGGCCGAATCCAGTGCCGAATTCATCGAAAAGGCCTCCGGTATCAAGCAGCGTTTTCTGATGAACAAGGATGGTGTGCTGGATCCGGCACGCATGGCGCCTTATCTGCCGGAACGCGGTAACGATGTATTGTCCGTCCAGGCTGAAATGGGCGTGGCGGCGGCCACTGCGGCGCTGGCGCAGGCGGGCAGGACGGCGGCTGACATCGACATGGTGCTGGTGGCTTGTTCCAATATGCAGCGCCCTTATCCGGCGGTGTCCATTGAAATCCAGCAGGCGCTGGGTGTGCAGGGCTATGCCTTCGACATGAATGTGGCCTGCTCGTCCGCCACCTTCGGCATCCAGACTGCGGTCAATGCCATCCAGAGCGGCCAGGCACGCGCCGTGCTGGTGATCAGCCCGGAAATCTGCTCGGCCCACCTCAATTTCCGCGACCGCGACAGCCATTTCATTTTTGGTGATGCCTGCACTGCTCTGGTGCTGGAAGCTGCCGGTTCGGCCACCTCGGCCGAGCAGTTCGAGATTCTGGGTACCCGTCTGGCCACGGTGTTTTCCAACAATATCCGCAACAACTTCGGCTTCCTCAATCGCTGTGACGAGCAGGGCATTGGTCAGGTCGACAAATTGTTTGTGCAACAGGGCCGCAAGGTGTTCAAGGAAGTGTGCCCGATGGTGGGCGAGCATATCGTGCAACATCTGGAACAGCTGGGCATCCAGCCGCAACAGGTGGGCCGCTTCTGGCTGCATCAGGCCAACCTGGCGATGAACCAGCTGATTGCCCGCCGTGTACTGGGCCGTGATGCCACCGCGCAGGAAGCACCGGTGATTCTGGATCGCTACGCCAATACCAGCTCGGCTGGCTCGATCATTGCTTTCCACCTGTGCCGCGATCGCTTGGCACCAGGCGATATCGGTGTCATTTCCTCGTTTGGTGCCGGTTACTCCGTTGGCAGTGTTGTGGTGAAAAAGTGCTAGTTTTCTGCTGACAACTGCTGTGCATGCGCAATAAATGATCAGAAATGCGAGAGGGGTGCTTGTCAAACTGCCCCTCTCTGCATAATGTATCCGACCAAAGCCGCCCACAAGGCGCTTCAGAAGATCGGACAATCGATAACAATCACGAAGTCTGTACAAAGGAAAAGGAAAGAACAATGCAAGCTGCAAAGAAAATGCTGCTGGCCGCCGGCCTGATCGCCTCGGCCTCGATGGCTGCACAAGCTGCAGGAACGCTCGTATATTGCTCCGAGGGTAGCCCGGCCGGTTTCGACCCGGGTCAGTACACTACTGGCACCGACTTCGATGCCTCTGCCGAAACCGTATTCAACCGCCTGGTGCAATTCCAGCGTGGCGGCACCAAGGTAGTACCGGCGCTGGCGGAAAAGTGGGATGTGGCTGCTGATGGCCTGTCCTATACCTTCCATCTGCGCAAGGGCGTAAAGATTCAGACTACTGACTTCTTCAAGCCGACGCGTGACTTCAGTGCGGATGACGTGGTGTTCACCTTCGACCGCATGCTCAACAAGAACAACGCCTTCCGCAAAGCCTACCCGACCGAATTCCCGTATTTCACCGATATGGGCATGGATGAAAACATCACCAAGGTGGAAAAGCTGGACGCCAATACCGTCAAGTTCACCTTGAAGAACATCGATGCGGCCTTCCTGCAAAACCTGGCGATGAGCTTTGCCTCCATCCAGTCGGCCGAATATGCCGACAAGCTGTTGAAGGCTGGTACACCGCAACTGCTGAACCAGCAGCCGGTGGGTACCGGTCCCTTCATCTTCAAACGTTACCAGAAAGATGCGCAGATTCGCTTTGCCGCCAACAAGCAGTACTGGGACAAGGCCGACGGCCCTAAAGTCGACAATCTGGTATTTGCCATCACCACCGATCCGTCCGTGCGTTACCAGAAGCTGAAGGCCGGTGAGTGCCAGGTTACCGCCTACCCGCGTCCGACCGACATCGCTGCCATGAAGGCCGACAGCAAGCTGAACGTGATTTCACAGGCTGGCTTCAACCTGGGCTATCTGGCCTACAACGTGAAGCACAAGCCGATGGACAAGCTGGAAGTGCGTCAGGCACTGGATATGGCAGTCAACAAGAAAGCCATCATCGACGCCGTATACCAGGGTGCTGGCCAGGCTGCCACCAATCCGATGCCGCCGACCCAGTGGTCTTATAACAAGAGCCTGAAAGACGCCCCGTACAGTGTGGAAAAAGCCAAGGCGCTGCTGGCCAAGGCCGGCTACCCGAATGGCTTCGACATCACCCTGTGGGCGATGCCGGTGCAGCGTCCGTACAACCCCAATGCCAAGCTGATGGCCGAAATGGTACAGGCTGACTGGGCCAAGATCGGCGTCAAGGCCAAGATCACCACCTACGAATGGGGTGAGTACATCAAGCGCGCCAAGGCTGGCGAGCACGATGCCATGCTGATTGGCTGGACCGGTGACAATGGTGATCCGGACAACTGGCTGG
The sequence above is drawn from the Aquitalea denitrificans genome and encodes:
- a CDS encoding ABC transporter substrate-binding protein, whose translation is MQAAKKMLLAAGLIASASMAAQAAGTLVYCSEGSPAGFDPGQYTTGTDFDASAETVFNRLVQFQRGGTKVVPALAEKWDVAADGLSYTFHLRKGVKIQTTDFFKPTRDFSADDVVFTFDRMLNKNNAFRKAYPTEFPYFTDMGMDENITKVEKLDANTVKFTLKNIDAAFLQNLAMSFASIQSAEYADKLLKAGTPQLLNQQPVGTGPFIFKRYQKDAQIRFAANKQYWDKADGPKVDNLVFAITTDPSVRYQKLKAGECQVTAYPRPTDIAAMKADSKLNVISQAGFNLGYLAYNVKHKPMDKLEVRQALDMAVNKKAIIDAVYQGAGQAATNPMPPTQWSYNKSLKDAPYSVEKAKALLAKAGYPNGFDITLWAMPVQRPYNPNAKLMAEMVQADWAKIGVKAKITTYEWGEYIKRAKAGEHDAMLIGWTGDNGDPDNWLGTQLGCEAMNGNNFAKWCYKPFEDLLQKAKRTTNVAERTKLYMKAQEIYKQQLPYTTVAHSTVVQPMSKSVVGFKVSPFGLNSFYGVSLK
- the iscR gene encoding Fe-S cluster assembly transcriptional regulator IscR; amino-acid sequence: MRLTTKGRFAVTAMLDLAMREANGPVTLAGISERQSISLSYLEQLFGKLRRSELVDSVRGPGGGYTLARIPSEISVADIIAAVDEPVDATQCGGRENCHDNHRCMTHDLWTNLNATIFDYLAKVTLGSLVEKQRAKETASKENNVMQDKRESSPRATASASSAL
- a CDS encoding beta-ketoacyl-ACP synthase III; amino-acid sequence: MKKVVISGSGLFTPPHAVSNEELVVAFNLYVAGWNAQHATEIATGTVAALAESSAEFIEKASGIKQRFLMNKDGVLDPARMAPYLPERGNDVLSVQAEMGVAAATAALAQAGRTAADIDMVLVACSNMQRPYPAVSIEIQQALGVQGYAFDMNVACSSATFGIQTAVNAIQSGQARAVLVISPEICSAHLNFRDRDSHFIFGDACTALVLEAAGSATSAEQFEILGTRLATVFSNNIRNNFGFLNRCDEQGIGQVDKLFVQQGRKVFKEVCPMVGEHIVQHLEQLGIQPQQVGRFWLHQANLAMNQLIARRVLGRDATAQEAPVILDRYANTSSAGSIIAFHLCRDRLAPGDIGVISSFGAGYSVGSVVVKKC
- a CDS encoding IscS subfamily cysteine desulfurase — encoded protein: MSQLKLPIYLDYSATTPVDPRVAAKMIPYLTEQFGNPASRSHSFGWTAEEAVENARAEVAKLLNADPKEIVWTSGATESDNLAIKGAAQFYKSRGKHIITVKTEHKAVLDTCRELERQGFEVTYLGVQENGLIDIEEFKAAIRPDTILVSVMYVNNEIGVIQDIPQIGEICREKGIIFHVDATQAPGKVKMDMNVLKVDLMSLSAHKAYGPKGIGALYIRRKPRVRLEAQMHGGGHERGFRSGTLPTHQIVGMGEAFRLAREEMDSESERIRMLRDRLWNGIKDMEEVYINGDIDQRVPHNLNVSFNFVEGESLIMAIKDLAVSSGSACTSASLEPSYVLRALGRNDEMAHSSIRFTLGRFTTEEEIDFAIALLKDKIGKLRELSPLWEMFKEGVDLNSVQWAAH